A window of bacterium genomic DNA:
GACGATCCCGATGCCGTAGCGCGTTATGGTGCGCATACGCTCACGCAAAAATGCTCAGTACGAACGCCGTTGCGGCGAAGGCGAGGCCGATGATGATGATGCCGATGATGGCGGCCTTAATGATGTCCTGGGCCTTCTTCACCTGGTCGGGCGCGCCCTGGGCGGTCATCCAGCGGATACCGGCGTAGATCATGAGGATGAGGAACGCGACGCCGACGAGCGAGAGTACGTTGTAGATGACAGCACCAACGATGACCTCGAGCGGACGCGCTTCACCGAGCACCGCCTTTGCTGCGCTATCCTTAAGCCCACACTCCGCGAGACAACGCGCGGAAAGCGTTGCGCGAGCTGCTTCTCCCGCTGCGCCTAGCTCCGGACAGGTGCACGGTGCTACAGATACAGAAGCTTGAGCGGAGACAGCAGGCGGCAAGAACACCGTCGCGCCAAGCGTGGCGAGGAGTACTGCGGTGGCGATGGCGGTTGCGCGAACACGCATAGCGGGAACGTTTTTGGAGAGCGAGGAACGCGCCCCGATCTTGATCGGGGCGCGTTCCGATCGCGCGATACGAAACGGTGATCTTAGGTCGTCGCAGTGACGAGGGAGTTGATGACGAACTTGGCGATGGCGAATGCGGAGAGGATGATCGCAAGGCCGATGATGCCGGAGAAGATGAGCTGCTTCGCCTTGGTCACCTTGGTCTCTTCACCGCCTGCGGTCATCCAGAGGAATCCGCCCGCGAGGATGATGACAACTGCAACGATGCCCAGGAGTCCCATGGCGACGTTGATGATCGAGGCAACCGTCGAACGGACATCGCGCGTGCCGAGCTGGATCGTGTTCCCGACCTCATTGATGCCAATGTCAAGTGTGCCGACGGCACCGACTGCATGCGGCAACATGAGTGCCGTTGCAGCTCCGGCGGCGACCGCAGTGGCGGCAACCTTCCGGAGAGTACTCCGATTGCGCAGTGATGCGATGTGCATAGAAGCGATACGTGGCACTGAGCCGATTCGGGCGAGCTCCTGGAGATCGCGGGACGACGACGCGTGCCTGTTAACAATGCGTGGTTATGATGGAACCAATACTCACGAAGCAGACCCCAGTCGCGAGATGATGAAGGTGGTGACGGCGTATGCGGTGAACATGACCGCAATCCCGAGCACCGCCCACACCATGACATCCCTCCCTTTCTTCACTCTTTCAGGACTCCCGGCAGAGGTCAACCACAGGAACCCGCCGTAGATGAACATGAGGAGCGCGATGGAGCCCACGAGCCCAAATCCCGCACGAATGACGTTCCCGATGAGCACCGCGATGGACGACGTACCGATCGGGTTCTCGAGGGACGTTGTACTCGCGGTTGTGCCCGCTGCATGAGCCGCAACAGGAACGAGTGCCGCCACCGCCATCATCCACAGCACTTTCGCACGCATCCACAGAATCATATGCAGCACATTCTTAGTATACCATGAACTCTACGTGGCTGTGTACAAGTGTCACAATGGGGGCGTAGCGGAAACCTTTAGGTTTCCATCCGCCTACCCGCGACCAATCCGCCTACAACGAACGGCCGGATGGAGGCCTGAAGGCCTCCGCTACACCATACAGCTCGCACCTGGTATCGGTATGACCGGGATTGCCGCGTCGCTCGCGGACTCGCTCCTCGCAATGACAGGGGGGGGGTGATCAACTCACTCCGTCTTTGGCAGCGTGGACCACTCTACTGCCCAGTCACCAGTGAAGAGCTTCGCGGGCGTGGTTGCTCCAAGCTGGCCGGTGAGCGCGCCGAGGATGGTGTTCACGAGGAGCCACGCGCCAAAGATGATGACGATGCCGATCGTCGCGTGGACGAGCGTCTCGCGCCCCTTCTTTACCTGCTCCGCGCTGCCGGCTGAGGTCACCCAGAGAAACCCGCCGATCGTGAACATGAGGAGCGCGAGCGATCCGGAGATGCCGAAGATAAACTTGGAAACCTGCACGACGATGACCACGAAGTCCGCGAGCACGCAGTTCCCGTAGCAGAAGCAGTTCGCGCTCGTGAAGAGTATCGGTCGCGGATTCTCCTCGGTGGGCGCATCGAACCGCGCGCGGCACTGCCCCGTCGGCTCGCTCGCGTTCACCCACTCGCCCTCCGTATTCTGCACCGCGACGGTCGCGCGCTTCCGATCCGTATCCACGCCCTGCGCCCACACCGCGAGCGGCGCGACGACGAGCGTCGCGAGCGAAGCAATCACCGCAAGCGTCAGCAGGCGTCGCAGCATATGAGATTTCTCCACTCGCGGACTCGGTCGAAATGACGTTCTAGGCATCATCACAGCGTCTGCTGAATCTTCTGCGCGGCGAGCTGGAGCGCGCGGTTGATTTCAATGGTATCCGAATACGCATCGCGGACGAGCTGCACGAACGCCTGCTCCGCACCCTCCGCGTTCTTTCCATGGTACCACGTCCGCGCGGTGAGGAGCTGGTTTGCGAACACCTTGAGGTCAACGTCCTGCTGCTGCTCGCCCACGAGCGATCGCAGTGCGGTGGGACGCTTGGCCTGCTCGAGGAACCGACGCGTCACCTGCGGCTGCGTCGTGATGTAGGTGAGGAAGTCCCACGTCTCGTTCGGGGCACTCGTGCGCTCGGAGACCGCCTGGAGCCAGAAATCCGCGTAGGTAATTGCCGCACCCTGTCCACCCGGCACGACATCACTCCCGATAACGCTCCCGGTCTGCGGGTCTACGGCGGCGGCAATGTGTGGCACCGCACTCACCGAGAGATTCAACTGCGGTGCGCGGCTGCGGATGATCGGACGGTGGTAGCTGTAGCCAAAGAAGTACGCCACCTTCCCCTGGAGGAACGCCTCAAGCGCGTCGGGCTGGTCATCGTTCCACGAGTAGACGAGCTTGTTCGGGTTGGCGAAATCCGCGTAGTACGCGAGCGCGTCTGCCGCCGGCAGCGACGTGCGTCCCGTGATGCCCGCCGGTAGGAGGTGGAACGACGGCACGCCGCGCGCGATCATCTGCGTCCCGTTCTGCATCATGAGGAGCGAGAGGATATCGAACGACCGCGGGACGTTCCCCATCGTCCCGAGCGCGACGCCGGACTGGAGGATCGCGCCATCCGCAGCGACGCGCGTGAGACGCGGCACCTGCTGCTGGAGTTCTGCCCAGGTCTTTGCAGGCACCGGAATACCCCCCGCGTTCAAGAGGTCACGGTTCGCGTAGAGCACGAGCGTATCCACGTAGAGTGGCAGACCGTAGACGGCATCTCCCCCCTCGCGCGGGAGCACGACATCCGACACGACGACGTCCAGGAAGAGGTCGCGGAGCGTCTGCGGGTTGGGCGTGGTTGTCGCGCGGAGCTCGCCCACCTGCTCCTTGCGCACTGTACCCGTGAGCGTGACAAACGGCATGGTGACGACGGACGGCGCGGGGAGGAGCTTCGACTGGTACCGCCGCGTCCACGTCGCGGGAATCGAGATGATGTCCGGTCCGGCGAAGTCGCCCTCGGAAAGCGCGTCGAGGAGTGCGGTCTCATACTCATCGAGCCGGAGCTTCCGGTAGGTGATCTGCACATGCGGGTGAATCTGCCGGTACGCGTCAATGAGCGGGCGCACGTCATCGCTCGTCTCATTGACCCCCCACCAGACAAGATTGACCGGCCGAAGCCGCGCTGCGACCTCCTGCGGAATCGCGTCCCGCACGCACCCGGCGCCAAGGAACACTACGGACACGGCGATGAGCGCAATCGCACGGAGCCGTGACCAGCTGCCTCTTTGTTCTTGTCTGTGTTGCATACTAAGTGTGTCATTGCGAGGAGTCCGCGACGTGGCAATCCCGGTCATCGGCGCACCAATCCGACAACAACAGTATACGCATCCTTCCGGTGATGACCGGGATTGCTTCGTGGACTCGCAATGACATGGTCATGAGGTTTTGCAAAATGGGCTACGCTAATGTCTTCTTCAGGAATCGTCGAAAATCCTTCTTGAGCTCCGGGTGCTTGAGCGCGAGTGCGACGTTCGCCGAGAGGAACCCGAGCGGGTTGCCGCAGTCGTACCGATCGCCGTCAATCTCACGCGCGAAAATTGGGATGCTGCGGTCGAGTGCGGTGATGAACGCATCTGCGAGTCGGATCTCACCGCCCTTCCCCGCGCGCTGGCGCGTGAGGATCCGGAGGACGTCCGGCGTGACGACATACCGTCCAATAACCGCCAAGCGCGACGGCGCGTCCGCGGGGTGGGGCTTCTCGACGAACGTTTCAACAGCATGGACGCGATCGCCCGCGGGCGTTCCCGCGATGACACCATACTGGTGTGTCTCGCGCCGCGGAACCTGCGTCACAGCGATGACCGATCCACCGTACGCGTCGTGGGTATCTATGAGCTGCGCGATCCCCGGGCGTTCCGCGACGATCATGTCGTCGCCAAAGAGCACCGCGACCGGCTCGTCCGCGTCCACGAACGGGAGCGCGGAGAGGATGGCGTGACCGTCGCCGAGCGGCTTGGACTGGCGGACGAACGCGAACGAGGCGAGCTGACCGATCCGCGCGACTTCCTTGAGGAGTGCGCGCTTGCCCTGCTGCTCCAGGCGGTACTCGAGCTCGAAGTTGCGGTCGAAATGGTCCTCGATGGCGCGTTTGCCGATGGCGGTGACAAAAATAATCTCGCGGATGCCCGCCGCCACCGCCTCCTCCACGATGTGCTGAATAATCGGACGATCAACGACGGGCAGCATCTCCTTCGGCTGCGCTTTCGTCGCGGGCAGGAATCGCGTGCCGAGTCCGGCGACAGGAATGATGGCCTTGCGGATGGACATGGAGCGTATGTGACGAAATGCGGGGAGCTCGTGTGTCCCCATCCTCTATGGTATAGTATAGCGCAAAGGAGACCCCGCGCACGAGTCGCTCATCATGCACGCCCACCCTATGCCGTCGATCCTCCCATTTGATCGTCACCAGGAGCCGAAACCGGAGCGGACACGCCGTGAACGCCCGGCCGCACGCGGCAATGACATCGCCGCAGAACTCGAAGAAATCCTCGGCATCGCCGAGCTCACGGAGCCCGACATTGATGCCGTGGATATCGTTCCGCCCGGGTTTGACGTCACACTGACGGAGCGCGAACGGGACGACGCGGAGGACACGACGCTGACCGACGCGGCGGAAGCGATCGAACCAACGGAGATCACACCGCCCAACGCCGGAACGAGCATCCACAAGGCGCGCGAGGCAAAGGAGTTTGCCGAACGGCTCCAGGCGTGGGAGCACCACGGCCCGACGATGCTCGCGCAGACCGCAAAGGGGTACGAACGCATCCTCCGCGAGCTGAGCGCGGGGACGGCGGTCGAACCGCAAAAAATCTCAAACATCCAGGGCAGACGCGATGCGTTCACGCGCGCGAAGGACATGGACGATGCGGCGACGATGGAGCGCATCATCGCCGAGGATCGCGCGTTCAAGCAGCTCGCGATTGCCGCGCTCGAAATGGTGCGCGGCCAGGTGGAGCGGAGTCCCATCCCGGAGTCCACGCTCACCGAGTGGGAGCGCATGGGCACCGGCGAGCTCGAGGCCATCCGCGACATGTACGCGAAGGGTGTCACGAAGCACGAGGACCGCGTGAAGCGTTCAACGATGCAGCCGGCGGAGATCTCCCGCGCGTACAACCTCCGCGAGACCTTCGTGCGCGCGCACGCGACGAACCAGGCGCGACTCGCCGCGATCGTCCTCGAGGACGACGCGTGGTACAAGCGCGCGGCACTCGATGCGATCAACGATATCCTCGCGAAGCGACTGCTCGATGCGAGCGACCGCGCGCTGCCGCTCGCGAGCTAAAACGATCTTCGGCGCTCCCGCGCCAGCTTCGGAGGGACAAACCAGAAACACAGAGAAACGACCCCGCGAGAGCGGGGTCGTCTGTTGGATGTGCCATCCTACGGCACCATGCGGAGGCGCGAGCGCCGCTGCGCGCGATCGTAGCACTCCGCGAGTCGTCGCTGGAGCACCACCGACTCGCGCACGAGGTGCTCCGGCGCGTAGCCGAACACGAGGATCGCGGCGATCGTGCTCTCGTGGCACTCCACCATACCGGCGATCACCTGCGTCACCATCTCCGCGCCCTCGCACCCATCGGCATCGAAATACGCGGTGATGCATTCCCGAATGGGCTGCTCGAGATCGCGCACCAACATGCCTTCACGCACCGCGACGCAGATGCGATCGCACAGGAACGAACCCGCGGTGAGACGTGTATGGAGATCACACTCGAGCGCGGCGGCGTAGAGCAGGAACGATTCGTTCGCCGGAAAACATCGGATCCCCATCTGCAGACACTGGAGCGCATCACGGTATGCGCCGCGTCTCCGATGAGTGGAGGCGAGCTCGAAAAGCTCCGCTGCGCGCTGCGCGAGATAAATGACGACTCCCATGCACGACCTCCTCTCTGGAAAGGTGCGCCACCACCGTAGCACTGTTTGTTCCGTGGTGTCAAGGGCTCGTACAAAGTAAAACCCTCGAGTGGGCTCGAGGGTGAGCAAGCGGTGCCGCAGGATGGGCGATGGACAGGAGGGACGATGGAAATGGAGGGCGATGGACGGCTACGTGGAAACGATCCTGAGTGGCCGCACTGCTGCGATGACGGTGCAATGGGACGCGAACGTCCCATCGGTGGGCGGGAGCGTGTGCTCGACATCCTCAAGGAGGCGGGTGATGAGCTCCTCACGGAGCTGGCATGCGCGGCGTATGCCAAAATCGTCCTTCGGTGCCACGCGCTGCGCGAATGCAATGAGCTCCTGCGTGTCGAGCACCTCGGGTGCGGGCCGGATGGCCCAAGCGAGGTCTGCTGCGGCGATCGCCATTTGTGCTGCTGCAAGGTGCTTGCCATCTTCCAGGAGAAGTTCCGCAAGTTTGCGGTGCACGGTGCGGTAGTCAAGGGATCCCGCAGCAATCGCGCCACGGAGTCGTATGATCTCCGCCGTGCGCAATCGTTCGTGCATGGACTGTTTCCTCCATTAAAAGGGCTATGCCACCACCGTACCGTGCCGTCCGAAATGTGTCAAGGATGGACCGTACTCGTCTCCGAAGCTGGTGCGGGAGCACCAAAAATTACGGGCTACGGCACGAGCGCGGCAATAACTTTGAGGGGTGCGAGGATGCCGAGCGGTGATGCGGGTGCGTGCTGCTCGCCAGCGTTTGGTCCTGGACCGGGACCGCCAGCCGGGCCGCGTGCATCCGGTGCATCGAATGAACGCGGGGGCTCGGGGCGACTTCCGTCCCCGCGGCCCTCGATGAACCGCTCGAACGGAACCTCGCGGCGCATCTCGACGGGCTGCTGCGGTTCCGATGGACGGAATCCCCGGAGGTCGTCCTTTCGCATACGCGGTTCCGGCGGGGCGACGAACGAATCAAACTTTTGCGGCTCATCGCCGACGGGTCTCGCCGGAACGGCTGTCTCCACGTCGTGACGCGGTTCCGGTGGGGGGCTCGCGTCGCCCTCACCCTGTGGTCGGAAGAGCATCGGCTTCCCGTTCGGTCCCATGAGCGGTTGTCCATCAGACCCAACCCCATTGGGACGGAAATCGTTGCCGAAACTCGGCCGCCCATCGGGCGTGAACGGCAGGTACGGACGCGACGGATCGTGCGGCTGCTCGCCGGAGAGCTCCTCACGCTTCTCCTCGATGAGCGCGCGGAATCGCTCCGATGCACCTGGCGACGGCGGGGAAGTGGGGTCCGTACCAAACTGCTCGGGCATGCGCCCCTCGCGGCGAAACTCGGCTTCGAGAGCGCCATCGCGCTCCCGGAACTCGAATGGCGGTGCACCGTCGAGCGGCTTTGGTGCGCGATCAAACCCTGGCGTACCAAACGAACCCGGTGCAAACTCCGGCGGCACGCCCTCGCCCTCAATCGCGCGGTGGAAATCCTCCCGACGGCGCTTGAACTCCTCCATGGCCTCGGGCGGGAGTCCCATGTCTTCCGGAATATCCCCCTCCGTACCCTCGAACGCCTCTCGCATCTTCACTTCGAGTTCCATCCGTCGCTCCGCACCCTTCCGCATGAGCTCCTCGCGCTGCTCGCCGATCCTCATGAAGAACGATGGATCGCCTGCCTCGAACTGCTGTTTGAGATTCGGGTCAAGCTCAATGGCCTCCTTGATGTGCCCGAGGATCTCGGGATTCTCGAGGTCGTTGAGGTGCTCCTGGAATCGCTGACGCTGCACCGCGATGGCGCGGTCAATGCCGAGTCCGGGAACGCCGCGCGCACGCAACCCCTCCAGTACTTCGAGCGACTGCGGGGCGCTCGTGTCCACGAACCGATCGAGGAACTGCTCACCGCCCTCGCGGAACTGACGCTCAAACTGCGCCGTGCCCTCGCGCTCCAATCCCTGGACGAACGCGCGCTGCTCCGGCGTGAGTTTCTCCTCCAGTTTCTGCAGCAGGATGAAATCCGTGGGCTCCGGATTCTCGCGGAGCTTCCGCATGAGCTGCTGCGCTTCACCGGCGACCGCCTCTGCCGCTTCACCCGTTGCGGTCGTCGTACCGGCGAATTGCGCTTTGAACTTTTCGATGGATGTATCTTCACGCCGCTCGATCTCCGCGCGCACCTCCGGCGGCACGAAATGCTTGAACTGCTCAGCGACACGCACGGCTGTCGTGTCACCCTCCTCGAACCTGCGGAGGAGGTGCTCGCGCGCACCCTCGCTCGCTCCGGAGAACTCCGTGTTGAACTTCTCCACGGCCTTCGCCTTCATCGCGTCAATCTGTTTGAGGAATGCCGGCGGGAGGTCTCGCGTCGTGCGCACGTCGTCGAGAATCTCGAAGTGCCGCACCGCATCGCCGGACAAATGTTCAACGTAGTTGCCGAAGCGTTCAGGATCCTCCTCGATCTGCTCAGCCATGCGGGACACCGCGTGCTCCTGCGCCGCGCGGATGGCCTCGCGGGCCTGCTCCGGCACCTGCTGCTCGAGTTGCTTGAGGACCTCGACGCTCTTGAAGTTCCTGAACTCGCCACCACGCTGGTTCTCGAGCGCGCGCTCGAATCGCCCGCGGAGGAGCGAGGGATCATCAACGCCGCCCATGACACCTCCCACGTGCTCGAGGATACCATCGCGACGCTCGGCGATCTGCGCACGGAACTCCTCCGGCGCGTACTCGGCAATGCGCTCCATCGCCTTCTGCTGCGTGAACGAGGTATTCGCGACGCGATCGAGGAACCGCTCCACCGCTTCCGGATCGCGATCCTTCCGCTCGCGGAGCTGCTGTGCATCTGCCGCGATCTCCCGCATCCCATCCTGCGCCTGACGCATGGCACGCTCCACGTCAGCGAACGCACCTGCGTCGCCGCCGCGATCTTCCGCGAGCTTCTGCGCGTCCGCGAGCTCCTGGTTGGCGTACTGAAACTTGCGCTCGGCCTTCTTGACCGGATTGAACGTCATCGCGGTCCGAAACCCGCGCCAGAGCCGCTTTGATGCATAGAGCGGGCTGTCCTGGAGCACGCGCGCATCCGTAGCACCGAGGTCTGCCGCGCTGACCTCGGCATCGCTCGTCACCGCTTCGGGAATGTCCGCAGTCGCCGCCTCCTCGAGTGCGGCATCAACGGCGGCCTCGACCGCTGCGCTCTCATCCGCCGTCTCCGCCGCCGGAGCATCCGGCTCCTGTGCGTGCGCAGGCGGAGCAACCACCGTCAGGCCAATAAAAAACGCTACGGCGAGCGTCGTAGCGAAAACGAGGAGCGCGCCCGAACTCGTGTGGAGGCCGCCTGCGTATACGTCGCGAGTTCCCTGCATAGATGTGGTCGCCGGGACGATCGCGCGGTGCGCTATCCCCAGGCAGTGATGTTTGTCTTTCCTCTAGTATACCACACTTTCCCCGTCAAGACGAAGAACATGAAGAGCGGACTCCGTGAGGAGTCCGCTCGAATCGTCATGCATTGCTCGGCGTGGGCGGTGCGCGCAACGCTGCGAGCTCGCACGCACGCCTCAGGCGCGGTGCCTCATCAAACCCGAAGAACCGCGTGTGGGGGTGCCGCGCCACGAGCGCGCTGAGAATCCGCTGCTCGTCGCTCACGAGCCGCGAGATAGCGACTGCGGCACGACGATCGTAGTCGTTGCACTCGGCGATGCGCTTGCGCATACGACAGCGGCGCAGTGCGGGCAGCAGGCGTACGAAATCCTCGCTGAACCACGTCGCGATCTCGTCCTCCGTCACCGCGCCGGCGAGATCGAACAGTCGCTCGAGCACCGCTTCTTCCACTTCGGTGAGCGGGGGGTCATCCCGCGTCGTTGCACTCTGGAACATGGTCCACCTCCCTCTGGAAAGGACAGCCCCGTCTCCTCAGAGCGTACTCCTACCCGTTCCCGATCGGGAGTGTGGAGAAGTAGCCGAGATCGAAGAATAGCTCGATGAACGGCGCGCAGAGGAGCAGCGCGAGCATGGCGATGATACCGACCGCGTTGACCGCGATGATCGGAGCGATCACCAGGAAGAGGAACCGCTCGGGCCCATCCTCTTTTGACCAGTACCGCCGCACCCAGTAGATCTCCCACGCTACCAGTGCCCACACCCATGTGAAGATACCAAACATCGCAAACCACGACATGGTGCCTCCCTTGTTCCTCAGGGAACCTGCGGTAAAGTCCGCAGTGTCAACCGTAGCACATCACACGCGCGGTGTCAATCGTTGCGGCATTGCGAGGGAGTCCACGATTCTCTGTCATTGCGAGGAGTCCGCGACGTGGCAATTCCGGTCATACCAGCACAAAGGTGAAAGCCGGGTGCACTGCATGACCGGGATTGCTTCGATCGGGGACTCCTCGCAATGACAGCGATGGAGTGCCATGTTCCTTTCATTGCGAGGAACGAGTCCGCGAGTGACGCGGCAATCCCGGCCATGCCGTGTACAAGGTGAAAGCCGGGTGCACTGCATGACCGGGATTTCCACGTCGCGGACTCCTCGCAATGACAGCGCTCACCGAATGCGCAGCGTGGCTTTCAGCGATTGGAGCCGCGCGTAGAACCCGCTCGTGTGGATGGAATCCAGGCCGAGGCGCACGCTGTCGTAGTGGTGGACCCACTCGTGGAGGAGCGTGTCGAGGAACGTCTTTGCCGCGAGGAGCTGGCCGCGCACGGCGGTACGATTGGTGATGTATACGTAGCGCGTTGCCGGTTTGTAGTACCCGTACTGCTTGAACACCGTCCGCCCGCCGCGCTTCTTGTGGTACTGGTGCGCGTCGGATATCGTCACGCGGGCGATGATGTCCATCGCCGCCCCGTCGCACAGCGCGTCGCACAGCTCTTGTGCGACGCGCTGCCGATGTTCGGTCTCCAGAGGTCCCGTGAGGATCTGCTTCGCGAGTGCGCGCGCCTCCCGTGATGCGCGGAAGTCCACCTCCCGAATCCGATTGCTCGCCACGTAGTTGCGCTGAGACGCCATACTCACGCGGGCGGGTATAAAACCCGCCCCTACGCCGTTACTTCGGAGGGGAGGAGTTCATTCCATCGTCGCGTTATGCGTCTCCGTAGGGGAGGGGTTTACCCCCTCCCATCCGGGCTCCCCCTGAAGCTGGCGCGGGAGCGTCAAAGAACGCGCGATGTCGGCCCATGCGGATGGGATGATGGCGGTGATGCCGACTGATTCCGGTGCGTCTGCGACCGCTACGACATCCGTCTCGCGGGCATCGGAGGTTTTGGGGGATGACGGCTCCACGATGATCTGCACGGTGTCCGCCGCTGATGCGCCACCGTTGTCCACGACTTCGAGGATGACGGACGTCGTTCCAATCGGCGCGGCGTACTCCAGCTGCGCGCCGGAGCCGATGTACTCCCGACCGACGCGCCAGCGCAAGCGCGCGATGGACCCGTCTGCATCACGCGAGCGCGATCCATCGAGGGTGACGGTGACCACTCCGTCGCCATCGTCATCGCGCACGGTTTGATCTTCGCCCGCGTGTGCAACCGGCATCGTATTGAGCCCAACCATGCTGCGCCAGGCACTCAGCACCGCGCGGTTGTTCAGCTCATCGAGCTCCGCGATGGCATCGTTCGGGTCAACGGTGAGCTCGAGGATCGCCGCGCCTTCCGGTGGGGTGGTCGCGTAGACGCCGAGCGGCCGCGGGAGGCCGACGGTGTCCGGAATCGCGGACGTCATCTGGAACCGCCAGTCCGGTTCGAGGGCATCCTGCGTGCGCAGGTAGTGCTGCCCAAGCGGCAGCCCGCTCCCACCCCGCCACTGGAGCCGCCAGGTGAACGCGGGACTGATCACACCACCGCGATTCGTGAGGATGATGCGGAGCGCGCCGCTCTCGTCCACGCTGAGGTCGAGGATGGCAAGATCCACCGGACGATCCGGCTCGAACACCGCGAGCGTCGTGCGGGCCTGTGCCTCCCGCCCGTCGGCATCGCGTACCTGCACGGTGGCGGCAATGAGCCCGCCGGCATCGAACCGACGCTGGATGGTCGGCGAAGCACCAACGACGCCGTCTGCAAAACGCCAGGAGACCGTGTACGGCTTGCGACCGCCGGTGATCGCCGCGTGGTAGGTTGCGGAGAGCGGCGCGGGACCGGATGCCGGATCAACCGTCGCCGTCACCGCGAGCGGCGCGACGCGCACCACCGGCGTGCGCTCCGCGACTGGCGCGATATCCGGTGTGATGACTCCTGCCTCCTTCGGGCTGCTCGGTTCCTCAGGCACATCCGTCACCAGCTCGGGCTCGTCAACGATGGTCGGCTCGCGTGGAGGCACTGCGGGTTCCGGTATGCGACCCTCGGCCTCCTCGGGAATGGTGATCGTGACGTCATTGTCGGACTCGTTCACCTCAACAATTGCGTTTGGCCCATCCACGGTGATGAGGAGCTCCACCGCCCCGCTCGGCACGGTGCGCAGGAATTGCGGGAAGGTCTGCCCCGCGCCGCTCCCACGGTGCGGGAAGAACGTCGCGCCGAGGTCACCTGCGAAGGTAATCGTCTGTGGATCTCCGGGCGCGAACGCTTGCGCGGGCGCATCGTGCCAGAACCGCACCGCACCTACGGACAGCCCAAGCGTGTCGGTCCAGGTGAACCAGTACGACAACGGTACGCCGATGTCACCGATTGCCGCGCCATCGTTCACGACCGTGACGGTGACGGCGCGGGCGTCGTCCGCATACGTCGCGGACACGGCGCGAAGGTTGGGGAGCGGCGGCTGCTCCGCCTGCACACTCGCCACCGGAACCGGGAGCGTCGCGACGTTGTTGAGCTCATGCTGCTCGGCAATGCGACCATCACCGTCCGCGACGATGCGCAGGTGTGTGGCGCCCGCTGGCGGGTGCGCGAGGAATACCGCGAGATTCTCCGTCCGATGTCGCGTGAAGATGAGGAGGAACCGCTCGCGGTAGGTGACGGAGAGTAGGCCGGTCCCGAGCGACTTCGCATCGCCTGCGGCGAGCGCGTGGAGGGTGAGTGTACGCACCGCACCAAGAGGAACCACACGGTC
This region includes:
- a CDS encoding pilin, whose amino-acid sequence is MHIASLRNRSTLRKVAATAVAAGAATALMLPHAVGAVGTLDIGINEVGNTIQLGTRDVRSTVASIINVAMGLLGIVAVVIILAGGFLWMTAGGEETKVTKAKQLIFSGIIGLAIILSAFAIAKFVINSLVTATT
- a CDS encoding pilin, with the translated sequence MLRRLLTLAVIASLATLVVAPLAVWAQGVDTDRKRATVAVQNTEGEWVNASEPTGQCRARFDAPTEENPRPILFTSANCFCYGNCVLADFVVIVVQVSKFIFGISGSLALLMFTIGGFLWVTSAGSAEQVKKGRETLVHATIGIVIIFGAWLLVNTILGALTGQLGATTPAKLFTGDWAVEWSTLPKTE
- a CDS encoding extracellular solute-binding protein translates to MQHRQEQRGSWSRLRAIALIAVSVVFLGAGCVRDAIPQEVAARLRPVNLVWWGVNETSDDVRPLIDAYRQIHPHVQITYRKLRLDEYETALLDALSEGDFAGPDIISIPATWTRRYQSKLLPAPSVVTMPFVTLTGTVRKEQVGELRATTTPNPQTLRDLFLDVVVSDVVLPREGGDAVYGLPLYVDTLVLYANRDLLNAGGIPVPAKTWAELQQQVPRLTRVAADGAILQSGVALGTMGNVPRSFDILSLLMMQNGTQMIARGVPSFHLLPAGITGRTSLPAADALAYYADFANPNKLVYSWNDDQPDALEAFLQGKVAYFFGYSYHRPIIRSRAPQLNLSVSAVPHIAAAVDPQTGSVIGSDVVPGGQGAAITYADFWLQAVSERTSAPNETWDFLTYITTQPQVTRRFLEQAKRPTALRSLVGEQQQDVDLKVFANQLLTARTWYHGKNAEGAEQAFVQLVRDAYSDTIEINRALQLAAQKIQQTL
- a CDS encoding UTP--glucose-1-phosphate uridylyltransferase, which codes for MSIRKAIIPVAGLGTRFLPATKAQPKEMLPVVDRPIIQHIVEEAVAAGIREIIFVTAIGKRAIEDHFDRNFELEYRLEQQGKRALLKEVARIGQLASFAFVRQSKPLGDGHAILSALPFVDADEPVAVLFGDDMIVAERPGIAQLIDTHDAYGGSVIAVTQVPRRETHQYGVIAGTPAGDRVHAVETFVEKPHPADAPSRLAVIGRYVVTPDVLRILTRQRAGKGGEIRLADAFITALDRSIPIFAREIDGDRYDCGNPLGFLSANVALALKHPELKKDFRRFLKKTLA
- a CDS encoding DUF5667 domain-containing protein, with product MQGTRDVYAGGLHTSSGALLVFATTLAVAFFIGLTVVAPPAHAQEPDAPAAETADESAAVEAAVDAALEEAATADIPEAVTSDAEVSAADLGATDARVLQDSPLYASKRLWRGFRTAMTFNPVKKAERKFQYANQELADAQKLAEDRGGDAGAFADVERAMRQAQDGMREIAADAQQLRERKDRDPEAVERFLDRVANTSFTQQKAMERIAEYAPEEFRAQIAERRDGILEHVGGVMGGVDDPSLLRGRFERALENQRGGEFRNFKSVEVLKQLEQQVPEQAREAIRAAQEHAVSRMAEQIEEDPERFGNYVEHLSGDAVRHFEILDDVRTTRDLPPAFLKQIDAMKAKAVEKFNTEFSGASEGAREHLLRRFEEGDTTAVRVAEQFKHFVPPEVRAEIERREDTSIEKFKAQFAGTTTATGEAAEAVAGEAQQLMRKLRENPEPTDFILLQKLEEKLTPEQRAFVQGLEREGTAQFERQFREGGEQFLDRFVDTSAPQSLEVLEGLRARGVPGLGIDRAIAVQRQRFQEHLNDLENPEILGHIKEAIELDPNLKQQFEAGDPSFFMRIGEQREELMRKGAERRMELEVKMREAFEGTEGDIPEDMGLPPEAMEEFKRRREDFHRAIEGEGVPPEFAPGSFGTPGFDRAPKPLDGAPPFEFRERDGALEAEFRREGRMPEQFGTDPTSPPSPGASERFRALIEEKREELSGEQPHDPSRPYLPFTPDGRPSFGNDFRPNGVGSDGQPLMGPNGKPMLFRPQGEGDASPPPEPRHDVETAVPARPVGDEPQKFDSFVAPPEPRMRKDDLRGFRPSEPQQPVEMRREVPFERFIEGRGDGSRPEPPRSFDAPDARGPAGGPGPGPNAGEQHAPASPLGILAPLKVIAALVP